From the Saccharobesus litoralis genome, one window contains:
- a CDS encoding transcriptional regulator GcvA — protein sequence MKRLPPLNSLRAFEAAARHLSFTKAAEELFVTQAAVSHQIKALEEFLGIKLFMRKNRALLLTEEGQSYHVDIKAVFESLYESTERLLAKGDKGAITVSLPASFAIQWLVPRLNLFSTQHPDIDVRIKAVDMDEGLLTDDVDVAIYFGRGNWPGLESTKLHTEYLTPVCSPNLLTLDKPLNRPQDLEHHNLLHDSNRKYWKLWCRKFDLKNINVNHGPIFSHSTMVIQAAVFGQGVALGHSVLARPELEAGRLIQPFQEVLITKNSYYLVCRSSQRDMGKIAVFRNWMLTLVKQEQEELLNEQDIIEIDV from the coding sequence ATGAAAAGACTACCACCGTTAAATTCGTTGCGTGCCTTTGAAGCCGCAGCTAGACACTTAAGCTTTACCAAGGCTGCCGAGGAATTGTTTGTGACTCAGGCTGCGGTTTCGCATCAAATAAAAGCGCTTGAAGAGTTTTTAGGTATCAAACTTTTCATGCGCAAAAACAGGGCGTTGTTACTGACCGAAGAAGGGCAGTCTTACCATGTTGATATAAAAGCGGTATTTGAGTCCTTGTATGAATCGACAGAGCGTTTATTAGCTAAAGGCGACAAAGGTGCGATAACGGTGAGTTTGCCTGCCAGTTTCGCTATCCAGTGGCTAGTACCGCGCTTAAATTTGTTTTCGACTCAACACCCTGATATTGATGTACGGATTAAAGCTGTCGATATGGACGAAGGCTTACTAACCGATGATGTTGACGTTGCTATTTACTTTGGTCGTGGTAATTGGCCAGGATTAGAGTCGACTAAACTGCATACTGAATATTTGACCCCAGTGTGTTCTCCTAATTTATTAACCTTAGATAAACCACTAAATCGGCCGCAAGATTTAGAGCATCATAATTTACTACACGACAGTAACCGTAAATATTGGAAGTTATGGTGTCGTAAATTTGATTTAAAAAATATCAATGTTAATCACGGCCCCATATTTAGCCATTCCACCATGGTTATTCAAGCTGCGGTATTTGGTCAAGGTGTGGCGTTAGGCCACAGTGTATTGGCAAGACCTGAGCTAGAAGCAGGGCGCCTTATTCAACCTTTTCAAGAAGTACTCATCACCAAAAACTCTTATTATTTGGTATGCCGCTCTAGTCAACGCGATATGGGTAAAATTGCCGTGTTTCGCAATTGGATGTTGACCTTAGTCAAACAAGAACAAGAAGAATTATTAAATGAACAAGACATCATTGAAATTGACGTTTAA
- a CDS encoding glucokinase yields the protein MTCLIADIGGTNMRVAQTNGLNAQFSDDKTYPVTEYDNVDAVLSQYCQDFAVNDVKHVCIAIACPINGDQVTMTNHSWSFSIEGVKSKLGLDSFLVINDFTAQAMCLPFLSDENKIQVGGTVAADLDAPMAVYGPGTGLGVAHLIRAGDKYIPLPGEGGHVDFAPNDEIEQQVLNVLQAKYGHVSVERLVSGPGLLEIYQAICQTKGQQPVLTSPAQVTTSALDNNDEIAKLTLDVFCRVMGSFGGNLALNLLTYGGVYIAGGIIPRFIEYFKQSDFRARFEDKGRFAKLNKKIPVFVVTEQQPGLVGAAAYLAQNIEA from the coding sequence ATGACTTGTTTAATTGCAGATATCGGCGGCACCAATATGCGTGTTGCCCAAACCAATGGTTTAAATGCACAGTTCTCTGATGACAAAACATACCCTGTGACAGAGTATGACAATGTTGATGCGGTACTCAGTCAATACTGTCAAGACTTCGCAGTTAACGATGTTAAACATGTTTGTATCGCGATCGCCTGTCCAATTAATGGCGACCAAGTCACTATGACTAATCACTCTTGGTCTTTTTCGATTGAAGGCGTTAAAAGCAAACTGGGTTTAGACAGCTTTTTAGTGATTAATGACTTTACAGCACAAGCTATGTGTTTACCGTTTTTGAGTGACGAGAATAAGATTCAAGTTGGGGGCACGGTTGCCGCTGATCTTGACGCGCCAATGGCAGTTTATGGACCAGGTACAGGTCTGGGTGTGGCTCATTTGATTAGAGCCGGTGACAAATATATTCCGTTACCTGGTGAAGGTGGTCATGTTGATTTCGCACCTAACGACGAGATAGAGCAACAAGTTCTAAATGTTTTACAAGCAAAGTATGGTCATGTGTCGGTAGAACGTTTAGTATCTGGTCCCGGTCTTTTAGAGATCTATCAAGCCATTTGTCAGACCAAAGGTCAACAACCGGTATTAACCTCGCCGGCCCAAGTGACGACAAGTGCATTAGATAATAACGATGAAATAGCTAAATTAACCTTAGACGTATTCTGCCGTGTAATGGGCAGTTTTGGCGGTAATTTAGCACTGAATTTATTAACATACGGCGGAGTTTATATTGCGGGTGGTATTATTCCTCGCTTTATAGAGTACTTCAAACAAAGCGACTTTAGAGCACGATTTGAAGATAAAGGTCGTTTTGCCAAATTAAATAAGAAGATCCCCGTATTTGTTGTAACAGAACAGCAACCGGGCTTAGTAGGTGCTGCAGCTTACTTAGCTCAAAATATCGAGGCATAA
- a CDS encoding bifunctional 4-hydroxy-2-oxoglutarate aldolase/2-dehydro-3-deoxy-phosphogluconate aldolase, with translation MTTTNNWQTSALDILKQGTVVPVLVFKKLEHALPVSEALLEGGVKVLEVTLRTECALDAIKLLSEKLPEAVTGAGTIISGEQYKAVEAAGGQFGISPGLTPALLQTANQGSMPLIPGIATISEMMTGIEHGLDCFKFFPAEAAGGVPMLKSIAGPCPQITFCPTGGINPANYQNYLKLPNVACVGGSWLVPQDAVEAGDWKKITEIAKAAVEGAQNL, from the coding sequence ATGACAACGACTAACAATTGGCAAACCAGCGCGTTGGATATTCTAAAACAAGGTACAGTTGTACCGGTTTTAGTATTTAAAAAATTAGAGCACGCTTTACCTGTATCTGAAGCATTACTGGAAGGTGGCGTAAAAGTACTTGAAGTGACTTTACGTACTGAGTGTGCATTAGACGCGATTAAACTACTTTCAGAGAAATTACCGGAAGCTGTGACTGGCGCTGGTACTATTATTTCTGGCGAACAATACAAAGCTGTAGAAGCTGCAGGTGGTCAATTTGGTATTAGCCCTGGTTTAACACCCGCGTTATTACAAACTGCTAACCAAGGTTCAATGCCTTTGATCCCAGGTATCGCAACTATCTCTGAAATGATGACAGGTATTGAGCATGGTTTAGACTGCTTTAAGTTTTTCCCAGCAGAAGCTGCAGGTGGCGTACCTATGCTTAAGTCAATTGCGGGTCCTTGTCCACAAATTACGTTCTGCCCAACCGGTGGTATTAACCCAGCTAACTATCAAAACTACTTAAAGCTGCCTAATGTTGCTTGTGTTGGTGGTTCATGGTTAGTACCTCAAGATGCTGTTGAAGCCGGTGATTGGAAGAAGATCACTGAAATTGCTAAAGCAGCAGTTGAAGGCGCACAAAACTTATAG
- a CDS encoding alpha/beta fold hydrolase, which produces MNKTSLKLTFNAPNDKTAMANLLLAHGAGAGSDHEFMQSMAQLVASQGVNVILFDFPYMQTMQQTGKRRPPDKLDKLINSFCQQVTELDSALPLFIAGKSMGGRVATHIACLDRIATCVKGCVALGYPFHPPGKPEKLRLDHFPAIQIPLKIIQGERDTFGNQQEVATFPYAERFDIKWLVDGDHSFKPRKASGVTYQENLQCAANTLVEFIQLHV; this is translated from the coding sequence ATGAACAAGACATCATTGAAATTGACGTTTAATGCGCCTAACGACAAAACCGCCATGGCTAATTTGTTATTGGCCCATGGTGCGGGAGCTGGCAGTGACCATGAATTTATGCAATCTATGGCTCAGTTAGTCGCTAGCCAAGGGGTGAATGTTATTTTATTTGATTTTCCCTATATGCAAACGATGCAACAAACCGGTAAGCGCCGTCCACCCGATAAACTGGATAAATTAATCAATAGTTTTTGTCAGCAAGTGACGGAGCTTGATTCTGCTCTCCCTTTATTTATTGCCGGTAAGTCGATGGGTGGCAGAGTAGCGACGCATATTGCTTGCCTGGACAGAATAGCGACCTGTGTCAAAGGCTGTGTAGCCTTGGGCTATCCGTTTCATCCACCGGGTAAACCTGAAAAGTTAAGGTTAGATCATTTTCCAGCAATCCAAATTCCATTAAAAATTATACAAGGTGAGCGAGATACTTTTGGTAACCAGCAGGAAGTAGCCACTTTTCCTTATGCTGAGCGATTCGACATTAAATGGTTAGTTGATGGTGATCATAGTTTTAAACCACGAAAAGCCAGTGGCGTTACCTATCAGGAAAACTTACAATGCGCCGCCAATACTCTTGTTGAATTTATTCAATTACATGTTTAA
- the zwf gene encoding glucose-6-phosphate dehydrogenase, which produces MVAESKARPCDFVLFGTKGDLARRKLLPALYQLEKADLIHPDTRIVGVARYEYTLNDYVELVEDALDTFVKEGIDQKVWNRFKARLDYCMVNMREAEDYKKLAAHVDLENRVMVNYMSTPPSIFGDICEGLFTAGLINDETRVVLEKPIGHDLASSAVINDQVAKYFKEEQTYRIDHYLGKETVLNLLALRFANAIFTSNWDNKSIDHVQITVAEEVGIEGRWGYFDDAGQMRDMVQNHLLQVLSLVAMNPPVSLHADDVRHEKVRVIKCLRPITAENVEEKTVRGQYVAGQMNGQDVPGYLEEDGANTESSTESFVALRCDIDNWRWAGVPFYLRTGKRMPSKLTEIVVHFKSLPHNIFNEEYERVPDNKLIIRLQPHEGVEVHVMNKVPGLDESMKLQKTKLDLSFSETFSHARIADAYERLLLEALLGNQSLFVRRDEVEAAWKYVDGIFAAWDKVGDKPQPYAAGSWGPDASFDLLSKDGRQWDK; this is translated from the coding sequence ATGGTAGCTGAATCGAAAGCTAGACCTTGTGACTTTGTCCTTTTCGGTACAAAAGGTGACTTAGCCCGTCGTAAATTACTTCCTGCACTTTATCAATTAGAAAAAGCAGACCTTATTCACCCTGATACGCGTATCGTCGGTGTTGCTCGTTATGAGTACACCTTAAATGACTACGTTGAATTGGTTGAAGACGCGCTTGATACTTTCGTTAAAGAAGGAATAGATCAAAAAGTCTGGAATCGCTTTAAAGCTCGTTTAGATTATTGCATGGTTAACATGCGTGAAGCAGAAGACTATAAAAAGTTAGCAGCGCACGTTGATCTGGAAAATCGAGTGATGGTTAACTACATGTCAACCCCACCTTCTATTTTTGGCGATATTTGTGAAGGTTTATTCACAGCAGGACTGATTAACGATGAAACTCGTGTCGTACTAGAGAAACCTATCGGTCACGATTTAGCATCTTCTGCAGTCATTAATGATCAAGTTGCTAAATACTTCAAAGAAGAACAGACCTACCGTATCGATCACTATCTTGGTAAGGAAACCGTTCTTAACCTGCTAGCTTTACGATTTGCTAACGCTATCTTCACGTCAAACTGGGACAACAAGAGTATTGACCATGTTCAGATCACAGTTGCTGAAGAAGTGGGCATTGAAGGTCGTTGGGGTTACTTTGACGACGCAGGTCAAATGCGTGATATGGTACAAAACCACTTGTTACAAGTACTTAGCTTAGTTGCTATGAACCCGCCAGTTAGCTTACATGCTGATGATGTTCGTCACGAAAAAGTGCGAGTGATTAAATGTTTACGCCCAATTACGGCTGAAAACGTTGAAGAAAAAACGGTTCGTGGCCAATACGTAGCGGGTCAAATGAATGGCCAAGACGTACCAGGTTACCTTGAAGAAGATGGCGCCAATACTGAAAGTAGCACAGAGTCTTTTGTTGCTTTACGTTGTGATATAGACAACTGGCGTTGGGCGGGTGTGCCATTCTACTTGCGTACTGGTAAGCGTATGCCAAGTAAGTTAACTGAAATTGTTGTGCACTTTAAGTCATTACCTCATAACATTTTTAATGAAGAATATGAGCGCGTGCCAGACAACAAATTAATTATTCGTTTACAGCCGCACGAAGGTGTTGAAGTTCATGTAATGAACAAAGTACCAGGGCTAGACGAGAGCATGAAGTTACAAAAAACTAAGCTAGACTTAAGTTTTTCAGAGACATTTTCTCATGCCCGTATTGCTGACGCGTATGAGCGCTTATTGCTAGAAGCTTTATTAGGTAATCAGTCTCTATTCGTTCGTCGTGACGAAGTAGAAGCTGCGTGGAAATATGTTGATGGTATTTTTGCAGCATGGGATAAAGTTGGTGATAAGCCACAGCCATATGCTGCAGGTTCTTGGGGACCGGATGCGTCATTCGATTTATTAAGTAAAGATGGCCGTCAGTGGGACAAGTAA
- a CDS encoding DUF423 domain-containing protein, translating into MFKYFFALACVLGGLAVVIGAFAAHGLKQVLDEYALGIIATGVQYQFFHSLLLALVAFIMKSYKSRCLTFIASLLVIGIVLFAGSLYALALTPYTWFGPVTPLGGLCFIIAWFSLAWFGVKKL; encoded by the coding sequence ATGTTTAAGTATTTTTTTGCGCTGGCTTGCGTGCTCGGCGGGTTAGCGGTTGTTATTGGGGCATTCGCCGCCCACGGATTAAAACAAGTACTGGATGAATACGCATTAGGCATTATTGCCACGGGTGTGCAATATCAATTTTTTCATAGTTTGTTGTTAGCGCTAGTGGCTTTTATTATGAAATCATACAAAAGTCGTTGCTTAACATTTATTGCCTCGTTATTGGTCATAGGCATTGTATTGTTTGCGGGGAGTTTGTATGCGTTAGCGCTCACTCCTTACACCTGGTTTGGTCCAGTTACACCGCTAGGCGGTCTTTGTTTTATTATTGCTTGGTTTTCCTTAGCTTGGTTTGGAGTGAAAAAATTATAA
- the kdsA gene encoding 3-deoxy-8-phosphooctulonate synthase, whose product MEQKSIFVNQIEVNNDKPFVLFGGMNVLESRDLAMTIAEAYVEVTQKLNIPYVFKASFDKANRSSINSYRGPGMEEGLKIFEEIKKTFNVPVITDVHECEQAAPVAEVADVIQLPAFLARQTDLVKAMAATNAVINVKKPQFMSPGQVKNIVEKFEECGNDKVILCERGSCMGYDNLVVDMLGFPVMKQASNGSPIIFDVTHALQCRDPLGEASGGRRHLTVELARAGMSTKLAGLFMESHPNPSQAKCDGPSAFPLDKLEGFLKQIKAIDELVKSFDVLEIE is encoded by the coding sequence ATGGAACAAAAATCGATCTTTGTTAACCAAATTGAAGTTAATAATGATAAGCCATTTGTATTGTTCGGTGGCATGAATGTATTGGAATCTCGCGATTTAGCCATGACAATTGCTGAGGCGTATGTTGAAGTGACGCAAAAGCTCAATATTCCTTATGTATTTAAGGCGTCATTTGATAAAGCAAACCGCTCGTCAATTAATTCGTACCGTGGTCCAGGTATGGAAGAAGGCTTAAAGATTTTTGAAGAGATCAAAAAAACATTTAATGTACCTGTTATTACTGACGTACATGAATGTGAGCAAGCTGCACCTGTAGCTGAAGTCGCTGATGTTATTCAATTACCGGCGTTTTTGGCACGCCAAACTGATTTGGTTAAAGCTATGGCGGCAACCAATGCGGTTATCAATGTTAAAAAGCCACAATTTATGAGCCCAGGCCAAGTTAAAAATATTGTTGAAAAGTTTGAAGAGTGCGGTAACGACAAAGTCATTTTATGTGAGCGTGGATCGTGTATGGGTTACGACAACTTAGTCGTAGACATGCTAGGTTTCCCAGTAATGAAACAAGCATCTAATGGTAGCCCAATTATTTTTGATGTGACACACGCCTTACAGTGTCGTGATCCTTTAGGCGAAGCCTCTGGTGGTCGTCGTCATTTGACCGTTGAACTTGCAAGAGCAGGCATGTCGACTAAATTAGCCGGCTTATTTATGGAATCGCATCCAAATCCTAGCCAAGCAAAGTGTGATGGGCCTTCAGCATTCCCGTTAGACAAATTGGAAGGTTTCTTAAAGCAAATTAAGGCAATAGATGAATTAGTCAAAAGCTTTGATGTACTTGAAATAGAGTAA
- a CDS encoding MurR/RpiR family transcriptional regulator encodes MNILDKIQQIQSSFSKSERKVAQVILASPQTTIHSSIAALAKEADVSEPTVNRFCRRLETKGFPDFKLHLAQSIANGTPYVSRHVDVDDGPDAYCSKIFESTMAALDHARRSLDTIKVNKAVDILTQARHIAFFGAGSSSSVAHDAHYKFFRFNTPVSCYDDTLMQRITCVNAHEGDVIVIISHTGRTKSIVEIANIARANDATVIGITSEGTPLANACNLVLSLDITEDTDMYMPMASRIAQLTLIDILATGFTLRRGGKFMDNLKRVKEGLKDSRYEK; translated from the coding sequence ATGAATATATTAGATAAAATCCAGCAAATCCAAAGCTCTTTTAGTAAATCAGAGCGCAAGGTCGCCCAAGTTATCTTAGCGTCACCTCAAACGACTATTCATAGCAGTATTGCCGCCCTCGCTAAAGAAGCCGATGTTAGCGAACCAACCGTCAACCGCTTTTGTCGACGATTAGAAACGAAAGGTTTTCCTGACTTTAAACTGCATTTAGCACAAAGTATCGCCAATGGTACGCCTTATGTCAGCCGTCATGTTGATGTTGATGACGGTCCAGATGCATACTGTTCTAAAATATTTGAGTCAACAATGGCCGCTTTAGATCATGCTAGACGCTCCTTAGATACGATCAAGGTCAATAAAGCGGTTGATATTTTAACTCAAGCTCGACACATTGCTTTTTTTGGTGCAGGCTCATCATCGTCAGTCGCTCATGATGCCCATTACAAGTTTTTCCGTTTTAATACGCCGGTGAGCTGTTACGACGACACCTTAATGCAAAGAATAACCTGTGTTAATGCGCACGAAGGTGACGTTATTGTGATCATTTCACACACTGGACGCACCAAAAGCATAGTTGAGATAGCTAACATTGCACGGGCAAATGATGCCACGGTTATTGGTATAACCAGTGAAGGAACTCCTTTAGCTAATGCCTGTAACCTTGTACTATCTCTTGATATAACGGAAGATACAGATATGTATATGCCGATGGCATCGCGCATTGCACAATTAACCTTAATTGATATATTAGCCACGGGGTTCACTTTACGTCGTGGTGGAAAGTTTATGGATAACTTAAAGCGAGTTAAAGAAGGATTAAAAGATTCGCGTTATGAAAAATAA
- the pgl gene encoding 6-phosphogluconolactonase produces the protein MNLVEYKDTNELNPAFAERVAGLLKDAIKAKGCASLVVSGGSTPLPFFKALSQIELAWDKVTITLADERWVDADHKDSNTSLVKNNLLQNNAAVATFAEIKTSEASAFGAEASVTASLSGLPQPLDVLILGMGEDGHTASLFPCSEQIAEGFASDDLVIAVQPTTAPHERMSLTLKSLLNAQQIFLHIVGKSKKDVLDKALAADDKFEMPIRAILQQNDVPVDVIYTETKL, from the coding sequence ATGAATTTAGTTGAATACAAAGACACTAATGAATTAAACCCAGCATTTGCAGAGCGCGTTGCTGGCTTATTGAAAGATGCAATCAAGGCAAAAGGTTGTGCCTCTTTAGTTGTGTCTGGTGGTAGTACGCCTTTACCTTTCTTCAAAGCGCTTTCACAAATTGAACTTGCTTGGGATAAAGTCACGATCACATTAGCCGATGAGCGTTGGGTTGATGCGGACCACAAAGACAGTAATACGTCATTAGTTAAAAACAATTTATTACAGAATAATGCCGCCGTTGCGACATTTGCTGAAATCAAAACTAGTGAAGCATCTGCTTTTGGTGCCGAAGCCAGTGTGACAGCAAGTTTGTCAGGTTTACCGCAACCGTTAGACGTTTTGATTTTAGGTATGGGTGAAGATGGTCACACAGCTTCTTTATTCCCATGCTCAGAACAAATCGCTGAAGGTTTTGCTAGCGATGATTTAGTAATTGCTGTGCAGCCGACAACAGCGCCGCATGAGCGTATGTCGTTAACTTTAAAATCTTTATTGAACGCTCAGCAAATTTTCTTACATATTGTAGGCAAGAGTAAAAAAGACGTTCTGGATAAAGCGTTAGCGGCTGACGATAAGTTTGAAATGCCTATTCGGGCAATTCTTCAACAAAACGATGTGCCTGTTGATGTGATTTACACAGAAACCAAGCTTTAA
- the edd gene encoding phosphogluconate dehydratase, giving the protein MNPVVETVTQRIIERSKDTRRAYLDKIEQARVKGPHRGALACGNLAHGFAACSADDKASLKGFTKANIGIITSYNDMLSAHQPYETYPDVIKQAVAEVGSVAQVAGGVPAMCDGVTQGQDGMDLSLMSRDVIAMSSCIGLSHNMFDGALMLGICDKIVPGLVMSALSFGHLPMVFVPAGPMPSGISNKEKARTRQLFAEGKVGREELLESESASYHSAGTCTFYGTANSNQLVVEVMGLHLPGSSFVNPGTPLRDALTKAAAVQVTRLTDLGTNYTPIGHIVDEKSVVNGIVALLATGGSTNHTMHLVAMARAAGIIVNWDDFSELSSVTPLLTRIYPNGQADINHFVAAGGMALLFRELLGAGVLHNDVKTVCGEGLEKYTQEPFLEDGKVVWKEGPTQSSDPTVIASAAQPFSSNGGLSVLEGNLGRGVIKTSAMPAPDAVIEAPAVVFESQHDLEGAFKSGELEKDCVVVVRFQGPKAVGMPELHKLTPPLGVLQDKGYKVALVTDGRMSGASGKIPAAIHLTPEAIDGGILAKVQNGDLVRLDPANGQLQLLVDDAELAQRQAVLPSRVEGERVGMGREFFGALRSNMTGAEQGAACVFVEG; this is encoded by the coding sequence ATGAACCCAGTAGTTGAGACAGTCACTCAGCGTATTATCGAAAGAAGTAAAGATACACGCCGAGCTTATTTAGATAAAATTGAACAAGCGCGAGTCAAAGGGCCGCATCGTGGCGCTTTAGCTTGTGGTAACTTAGCCCATGGCTTTGCTGCTTGTAGCGCAGATGACAAAGCGTCTTTAAAGGGATTTACCAAGGCGAATATAGGTATCATTACTTCTTATAATGACATGCTATCAGCCCATCAACCGTATGAGACTTATCCTGATGTTATTAAACAAGCGGTAGCAGAAGTCGGTAGTGTTGCGCAAGTCGCAGGTGGTGTACCAGCCATGTGTGATGGTGTAACCCAAGGTCAAGATGGTATGGATTTAAGCTTGATGAGCCGAGATGTTATTGCTATGTCTTCTTGTATCGGCTTATCACACAATATGTTCGATGGCGCTTTAATGCTTGGGATCTGCGATAAGATCGTCCCCGGTTTAGTTATGTCGGCATTATCATTTGGCCATTTGCCTATGGTGTTTGTACCAGCAGGCCCTATGCCATCGGGTATTTCGAACAAAGAAAAAGCGCGTACCCGTCAATTATTTGCTGAAGGCAAAGTCGGTCGTGAAGAATTGCTTGAATCAGAATCAGCTTCTTATCATTCTGCCGGTACTTGTACTTTCTACGGTACAGCGAATTCTAATCAACTCGTCGTTGAGGTAATGGGCTTGCATTTACCGGGTTCTTCTTTTGTTAACCCTGGTACACCATTACGTGACGCTTTAACTAAAGCGGCGGCTGTTCAGGTGACACGCCTAACTGATTTAGGCACTAACTATACGCCAATCGGCCATATCGTTGATGAAAAATCTGTGGTTAACGGTATAGTTGCCTTATTGGCAACGGGTGGTTCTACCAACCACACTATGCACTTAGTCGCTATGGCTCGTGCAGCCGGTATTATTGTTAATTGGGATGACTTTTCTGAGTTATCAAGCGTTACACCTCTGTTAACGCGTATTTATCCGAATGGCCAAGCAGATATTAACCATTTTGTTGCTGCGGGTGGCATGGCGTTATTGTTCCGCGAGTTGTTAGGCGCGGGCGTATTACATAACGATGTTAAAACGGTTTGCGGTGAAGGTCTTGAAAAATATACTCAAGAACCTTTCTTAGAAGATGGCAAAGTCGTTTGGAAAGAAGGTCCTACACAATCGTCAGATCCTACGGTTATTGCATCAGCGGCCCAGCCGTTTAGCTCTAACGGTGGTTTGTCGGTATTAGAAGGTAACTTAGGCCGTGGCGTAATTAAAACGTCAGCAATGCCAGCGCCTGACGCCGTAATTGAGGCACCAGCCGTTGTATTTGAAAGCCAACATGATTTAGAAGGTGCTTTTAAATCAGGTGAATTAGAAAAAGACTGTGTAGTTGTGGTGCGTTTCCAAGGTCCAAAAGCGGTTGGAATGCCAGAACTACATAAATTAACGCCGCCTTTAGGTGTATTACAAGATAAAGGATATAAAGTAGCGTTAGTGACAGATGGCCGAATGTCAGGTGCATCTGGTAAAATTCCTGCGGCTATCCACCTTACGCCAGAAGCCATTGACGGCGGTATACTTGCCAAAGTACAAAATGGCGATTTAGTGCGCTTAGATCCAGCGAATGGTCAATTGCAATTGCTAGTTGATGATGCTGAATTAGCCCAACGTCAAGCGGTGCTTCCGTCTCGTGTTGAAGGTGAGCGCGTGGGAATGGGACGAGAGTTCTTTGGTGCGTTACGCTCAAACATGACGGGTGCCGAGCAAGGCGCTGCTTGTGTATTTGTTGAAGGGTAA